Proteins from a genomic interval of Medicago truncatula cultivar Jemalong A17 chromosome 3, MtrunA17r5.0-ANR, whole genome shotgun sequence:
- the LOC25490485 gene encoding probable LRR receptor-like serine/threonine-protein kinase At1g74360 isoform X1, with protein sequence MSEQESDSWSFMLVCFLILFSGKLVAGDSLETDKHVLLNLKSYLENQTVSNRGEYIRWNKNNSNPCEWSGISCRQIKGKNKWRVVSVDISASDIAGKMFKKFSKLSELTHLDVSRNTLSGEIPEDVRKCKNLVYLNLSHNILEGEMNLTGLRKLQTLDLSTNRIKGELEVNFPDNCDSLVTLNVSDNRFFGRIDKCFDECSKLKYLDLSTNNLSGALWNGISRLKMFSISENFLSGIVPSQAFPMNCSLEKLDLSVNKFFSKPPKEVANCKNLEILNLSSNNFSGEIPREIGSITLLKSLFLQNNTFSRDIPNTLLNLTNLFILDISRNKFGGEIQEIFGKFKQLKFLLLHTNFYVKGLNTSGIFTLTNLTRLELSNNNFSGPLPAEISRMSGLIFLTLSNNNFNGTIPSELGKLSKLQALELSSNSFTGQIPPSLGNLKSLLWLMLANNSLTGEIPPKLGNCSSLLWLNLANNKLTGKFPSELTKIGRNAMETFESNHKNMVGVVAGNSECLSMRRWIPADYPPFSFVYSILTRKNCRSLWDRLLKGYGIFPMCASEPSTRSSHKFGYVQLSGNQISGEIPSEIGTMLNFSMLHLGDNKFSGEFPPEIGGLPLIVLNMTRNKFSGEIPREIGNMKCMQNLDLSWNNFSGTFPTSLINLDELSRFNISYNPLLSGTVPLSGHLLTFDKDSYLGDTLLDFPKFFDNTLDGKNKTLHIKMKKNTKWYLCVALTLASLVSGLLFLIVYFLVKSPSLEQGKFLKNKNRNHDDLVSYGSSQWSSDSFKIIHLNNIVFTHADILEATNNFKEERIIGKGGFGTVYKGVFPDGREVAVKKLQREGIEGEKEFKAEMKVLSGQEFGWPHPNLVTLYGWCLYGSQKLLVYEYIGGGSLEELVTDTKNLTYKRRLEVAIDVAKALVYLHHECYPPIVHRDVKASNVLLDKEGKAKVTDFGLARIVDIGDSHVSTIVAGTVGYVAPEYGQTWHATTKGDVYSFGVLIMELATGRRAVDGGDECLVECVRRVIGSGKNGLSNFGVVGGEKEMFELLQVGVKCTNDLPQNRPNMKEVLAMLVKIFNLYRNSNY encoded by the exons ATGTCAGAACAAGAATCTGATTCATGGAGTTTCATGTTGGTCTGTTTTTTGATCCTTTTCTCAG GTAAACTAGTTGCTGGAGATTCATTAGAAACAGATAAACATGTACTGTTGAATTTGAAATCCTATTTGGAAAATCAAACAGTTTCAAATAGAGGAGAGTATATAAGATGGAACAAGAACAATTCAAATCCTTGTGAATGGTCAGGAATATCTTGCAGACAAATCAAAGGTAAAAATAAATGGAGGGTTGTGAGTGTAGATATCTCAGCCAGTGATATTGCCGGtaagatgtttaagaaattcTCGAAGTTAAGTGAACTCACACATCTTGATGTCTCGAGGAACACTCTCTCCGGAGAGATTCCTGAGGATGTAAGGAAGTGTAAGAATCTTGTCTATCTTAATTTATCTCATAATATTCTTGAGGGAGAGATGAATTTGACAGGTTTGAGAAAGTTGCAAACATTGGATTTGTCGACGAATAGAATCAAGGGTGAACTTGAGGTGAATTTTCCTGATAATTGTGATAGTTTGGTTACTTTGAATGTTTCGGATAATCGGTTTTTTGGTAGGATTGATAAGTGTTTTGATGAGTGTTCAAAGTTGAAGTATTTGGATTTGAGTACAAATAATCTAAGTGGTGCTTTATGGAATGGAATTTCAAGGTTGAAAATGTTTTCAATTTCTGAGAATTTTCTAAGTGGGATTGTTCCTTCACAAGCTTTTCCAATGAATTGTAGTCTTGAAAAATTGGATCTCTCAGTTAATAAATTTTTCAGTAAACCTCCTAAGGAAGTTGCAAACTGCAAGAATTTAGAGATTCTCAATCTTTCTAGTAACAATTTTAGCGGTGAAATACCTCGTGAAATTGGTTCAATTACTCTTCTCAAATCATTGTTCTTGCAGAATAACACCTTCTCAAGAGATATTCCAAATACCCTTTTGAATTTGACCAATTTGTTTATCTTGGATATAAGCAGAAACAAATTTGGTGGTGAGATACAAGAGATTTTTGGGAAATTCAAGCAATTGAAGTTTCTTTTGTTGCacacaaatttttatgttaaaggATTGAATACATCTGGAATTTTCACATTGACCAATCTTACAAGACTAGAATTAAGCAACAACAACTTTTCAGGTCCGTTGCCGGCTGAAATTTCTCGAATGTCTGGTCTCATTTTCTTAACATTAAGCAACAACAATTTTAATGGAACTATTCCATCTGAATTAGGAAAGTTGAGTAAATTGCAAGCACTGGAACTTTCTTCCAATAGTTTCACTGGACAAATTCCACCAAGCCTAGGAAATTTGAAGTCTCTCTTGTGGTTAATGCTTGCAAACAATTCGTTAACAGGTGAAATTCCGCCCAAGTTAGGAAACTGTTCGAGTTTGTTATGGTTGAACCTTGCAAATAACAAACTCACTGGAAAATTTCCTTCTGAGTTAACCAAAATCGGAAGAAATGCTATGGAAACATTTGAGTCAAATCATAAGAACATGGTTGGAGTTGTTGCCGGAAATAGCGAATGCTTATCGATGAGAAGATGGATACCTGCTGATTACCCTCCATTCAGTTTTGTATATAGTATCCTAACCAGGAAAAATTGTCGATCCCTTTGGGATAGATTGCTCAAAGGATATGGAATTTTTCCTATGTGTGCATCTGAACCTTCTACCAGATCATCTCATAAATTTGGTTATGTTCAACTAAGTGGTAACCAAATTAGTGGTGAAATTCCTTCAGAAATTGGAACCATGTTAAATTTCAGTATGTTACATTTAGGCGACAACAAATTCAGCGGCGAATTCCCTCCTGAGATTGGTGGCTTACCACTTATAGTGTTGAATATGACTAGAAACAAGTTTTCAGGTGAAATTCCTAGGGAAATTGGTAACATGAAGTGTATGCAGAATCTTGATTTGTCTTGGAACAATTTCTCAGGTACATTTCCGACAAGTTTGATTAATTTGGATGAGCTTAGCAGGTTCAACATCTCATATAATCCTTTGTTATCTGGTACTGTACCGTTGTCTGGACATTTACTTACTTTCGACAAAGATTCATACTTAGGTGATACCCTCTTAGATTTTCCAAAGTTCTTTGATAACACTTTAGATGGAAAAAACAAAACCCTtcacataaaaatgaaaaaaaacacaaaatggtATCTCTGTGTTGCTCTAACCCTAGCTAGTTTGGTTTCTGGACTTCTTTTTCTAATCGTTTATTTCTTGGTGAAAAGTCCATCTTTGGAACAAGGAAAGTTTCTGAAGAATAAAAACCGAAATCATGATGATTTAGTTAGCTATGGATCTTCACAATGGTCATCTGATTCCTTCAAGATAATCCACTTGAACAATATAGTTTTCACACATGCCGACATCTTGGAAGCAACAAACAACTTCAAAGAGGAAAGAATCATAGGAAAAGGCGGTTTCGGAACGGTCTACAAAGGAGTTTTTCCAGATGGAAGAGAAGTGGCAGTCAAGAAGCTACAAAGGGAAGGAATCGAAGGCGAAAAAGAATTCAAAGCCGAAATGAAAGTCCTTAGTGGTCAAGAATTTGGTTGGCCTCATCCAAATCTTGTCACACTCTATGGTTGGTGTCTATATGGTTCACAAAAGTTACTAGTATACGAGTACATAGGAGGTGGAAGTTTAGAAGAACTAGTAACCGATACAAAAAATTTAACCTATAAAAGGCGCTTAGAAGTCGCGATCGACGTGGCTAAAGCATTGGTTTATCTACACCATGAATGTTACCCTCCAATAGTTCATAGGGATGTGAAGGCTAGTAATGTGTTGCTTGACAAAGAAGGTAAAGCAAAGGTAACTGATTTCGGACTTGCTAGAATCGTCGATATTGGAGATAGTCATGTGAGCACAATCGTAGCCGGAACTGTTGGTTATGTTGCACCTGAATATGGACAAACATGGCATGCTACAACAAAAGGTGATGTTTATAGTTTTGGTGTGTTGATTATGGAGTTGGCAACTGGGAGAAGAGCTGTGGATGGAGGTGATGAATGTTTGGTTGAATGTGTTAGGCGTGTCATTGGTAGTGGTAAAAATGGATTGAGTAATTTTGGGGTAGTTGGTGGTGAAAAGGAGATGTTTGAGTTGCTTCAAGTTGGAGTAAAGTGCACAAATGATTTACCACAAAATAGGCCTAACATGAAAGAGGTTCTAGCCATGTTGGTCAAGATATTCAATCTTTATAGAAATTCAAATTATTGA
- the LOC25490485 gene encoding probable LRR receptor-like serine/threonine-protein kinase At1g74360 isoform X2 has product MFKKFSKLSELTHLDVSRNTLSGEIPEDVRKCKNLVYLNLSHNILEGEMNLTGLRKLQTLDLSTNRIKGELEVNFPDNCDSLVTLNVSDNRFFGRIDKCFDECSKLKYLDLSTNNLSGALWNGISRLKMFSISENFLSGIVPSQAFPMNCSLEKLDLSVNKFFSKPPKEVANCKNLEILNLSSNNFSGEIPREIGSITLLKSLFLQNNTFSRDIPNTLLNLTNLFILDISRNKFGGEIQEIFGKFKQLKFLLLHTNFYVKGLNTSGIFTLTNLTRLELSNNNFSGPLPAEISRMSGLIFLTLSNNNFNGTIPSELGKLSKLQALELSSNSFTGQIPPSLGNLKSLLWLMLANNSLTGEIPPKLGNCSSLLWLNLANNKLTGKFPSELTKIGRNAMETFESNHKNMVGVVAGNSECLSMRRWIPADYPPFSFVYSILTRKNCRSLWDRLLKGYGIFPMCASEPSTRSSHKFGYVQLSGNQISGEIPSEIGTMLNFSMLHLGDNKFSGEFPPEIGGLPLIVLNMTRNKFSGEIPREIGNMKCMQNLDLSWNNFSGTFPTSLINLDELSRFNISYNPLLSGTVPLSGHLLTFDKDSYLGDTLLDFPKFFDNTLDGKNKTLHIKMKKNTKWYLCVALTLASLVSGLLFLIVYFLVKSPSLEQGKFLKNKNRNHDDLVSYGSSQWSSDSFKIIHLNNIVFTHADILEATNNFKEERIIGKGGFGTVYKGVFPDGREVAVKKLQREGIEGEKEFKAEMKVLSGQEFGWPHPNLVTLYGWCLYGSQKLLVYEYIGGGSLEELVTDTKNLTYKRRLEVAIDVAKALVYLHHECYPPIVHRDVKASNVLLDKEGKAKVTDFGLARIVDIGDSHVSTIVAGTVGYVAPEYGQTWHATTKGDVYSFGVLIMELATGRRAVDGGDECLVECVRRVIGSGKNGLSNFGVVGGEKEMFELLQVGVKCTNDLPQNRPNMKEVLAMLVKIFNLYRNSNY; this is encoded by the coding sequence atgtttaagaaattcTCGAAGTTAAGTGAACTCACACATCTTGATGTCTCGAGGAACACTCTCTCCGGAGAGATTCCTGAGGATGTAAGGAAGTGTAAGAATCTTGTCTATCTTAATTTATCTCATAATATTCTTGAGGGAGAGATGAATTTGACAGGTTTGAGAAAGTTGCAAACATTGGATTTGTCGACGAATAGAATCAAGGGTGAACTTGAGGTGAATTTTCCTGATAATTGTGATAGTTTGGTTACTTTGAATGTTTCGGATAATCGGTTTTTTGGTAGGATTGATAAGTGTTTTGATGAGTGTTCAAAGTTGAAGTATTTGGATTTGAGTACAAATAATCTAAGTGGTGCTTTATGGAATGGAATTTCAAGGTTGAAAATGTTTTCAATTTCTGAGAATTTTCTAAGTGGGATTGTTCCTTCACAAGCTTTTCCAATGAATTGTAGTCTTGAAAAATTGGATCTCTCAGTTAATAAATTTTTCAGTAAACCTCCTAAGGAAGTTGCAAACTGCAAGAATTTAGAGATTCTCAATCTTTCTAGTAACAATTTTAGCGGTGAAATACCTCGTGAAATTGGTTCAATTACTCTTCTCAAATCATTGTTCTTGCAGAATAACACCTTCTCAAGAGATATTCCAAATACCCTTTTGAATTTGACCAATTTGTTTATCTTGGATATAAGCAGAAACAAATTTGGTGGTGAGATACAAGAGATTTTTGGGAAATTCAAGCAATTGAAGTTTCTTTTGTTGCacacaaatttttatgttaaaggATTGAATACATCTGGAATTTTCACATTGACCAATCTTACAAGACTAGAATTAAGCAACAACAACTTTTCAGGTCCGTTGCCGGCTGAAATTTCTCGAATGTCTGGTCTCATTTTCTTAACATTAAGCAACAACAATTTTAATGGAACTATTCCATCTGAATTAGGAAAGTTGAGTAAATTGCAAGCACTGGAACTTTCTTCCAATAGTTTCACTGGACAAATTCCACCAAGCCTAGGAAATTTGAAGTCTCTCTTGTGGTTAATGCTTGCAAACAATTCGTTAACAGGTGAAATTCCGCCCAAGTTAGGAAACTGTTCGAGTTTGTTATGGTTGAACCTTGCAAATAACAAACTCACTGGAAAATTTCCTTCTGAGTTAACCAAAATCGGAAGAAATGCTATGGAAACATTTGAGTCAAATCATAAGAACATGGTTGGAGTTGTTGCCGGAAATAGCGAATGCTTATCGATGAGAAGATGGATACCTGCTGATTACCCTCCATTCAGTTTTGTATATAGTATCCTAACCAGGAAAAATTGTCGATCCCTTTGGGATAGATTGCTCAAAGGATATGGAATTTTTCCTATGTGTGCATCTGAACCTTCTACCAGATCATCTCATAAATTTGGTTATGTTCAACTAAGTGGTAACCAAATTAGTGGTGAAATTCCTTCAGAAATTGGAACCATGTTAAATTTCAGTATGTTACATTTAGGCGACAACAAATTCAGCGGCGAATTCCCTCCTGAGATTGGTGGCTTACCACTTATAGTGTTGAATATGACTAGAAACAAGTTTTCAGGTGAAATTCCTAGGGAAATTGGTAACATGAAGTGTATGCAGAATCTTGATTTGTCTTGGAACAATTTCTCAGGTACATTTCCGACAAGTTTGATTAATTTGGATGAGCTTAGCAGGTTCAACATCTCATATAATCCTTTGTTATCTGGTACTGTACCGTTGTCTGGACATTTACTTACTTTCGACAAAGATTCATACTTAGGTGATACCCTCTTAGATTTTCCAAAGTTCTTTGATAACACTTTAGATGGAAAAAACAAAACCCTtcacataaaaatgaaaaaaaacacaaaatggtATCTCTGTGTTGCTCTAACCCTAGCTAGTTTGGTTTCTGGACTTCTTTTTCTAATCGTTTATTTCTTGGTGAAAAGTCCATCTTTGGAACAAGGAAAGTTTCTGAAGAATAAAAACCGAAATCATGATGATTTAGTTAGCTATGGATCTTCACAATGGTCATCTGATTCCTTCAAGATAATCCACTTGAACAATATAGTTTTCACACATGCCGACATCTTGGAAGCAACAAACAACTTCAAAGAGGAAAGAATCATAGGAAAAGGCGGTTTCGGAACGGTCTACAAAGGAGTTTTTCCAGATGGAAGAGAAGTGGCAGTCAAGAAGCTACAAAGGGAAGGAATCGAAGGCGAAAAAGAATTCAAAGCCGAAATGAAAGTCCTTAGTGGTCAAGAATTTGGTTGGCCTCATCCAAATCTTGTCACACTCTATGGTTGGTGTCTATATGGTTCACAAAAGTTACTAGTATACGAGTACATAGGAGGTGGAAGTTTAGAAGAACTAGTAACCGATACAAAAAATTTAACCTATAAAAGGCGCTTAGAAGTCGCGATCGACGTGGCTAAAGCATTGGTTTATCTACACCATGAATGTTACCCTCCAATAGTTCATAGGGATGTGAAGGCTAGTAATGTGTTGCTTGACAAAGAAGGTAAAGCAAAGGTAACTGATTTCGGACTTGCTAGAATCGTCGATATTGGAGATAGTCATGTGAGCACAATCGTAGCCGGAACTGTTGGTTATGTTGCACCTGAATATGGACAAACATGGCATGCTACAACAAAAGGTGATGTTTATAGTTTTGGTGTGTTGATTATGGAGTTGGCAACTGGGAGAAGAGCTGTGGATGGAGGTGATGAATGTTTGGTTGAATGTGTTAGGCGTGTCATTGGTAGTGGTAAAAATGGATTGAGTAATTTTGGGGTAGTTGGTGGTGAAAAGGAGATGTTTGAGTTGCTTCAAGTTGGAGTAAAGTGCACAAATGATTTACCACAAAATAGGCCTAACATGAAAGAGGTTCTAGCCATGTTGGTCAAGATATTCAATCTTTATAGAAATTCAAATTATTGA